One window from the genome of Elaeis guineensis isolate ETL-2024a chromosome 5, EG11, whole genome shotgun sequence encodes:
- the LOC105044747 gene encoding LOW QUALITY PROTEIN: PRA1 family protein B3 (The sequence of the model RefSeq protein was modified relative to this genomic sequence to represent the inferred CDS: inserted 4 bases in 4 codons), with amino-acid sequence MGSTASPPILPLSAGQPASFSAAGAASTAAGAASTAXISTPAFRRFISRXSDSIRRSLANRRPWSELIDRSAFSRPDSVSEAASRVRKNLSYFRVNYLALLAAVLALSLLSHPFSLLVLLSLLAAWCFLYLFRPTDPPLVILGRTFSDXETLGALVLLTILVVFLTSVGXLLISTLMVGATIVAVHGAFRVPEDLFLDDQEPGGAGSGLLSFLGGAAASAGPAVGV; translated from the exons ATGGGCTCCACTGCCTCGCCGCCCATCCTCCCCCTTTCCGCCGGTCAGCCCGCCTCCTTCTCCGCTGCCGGCGCCGCCTCCACCGCTGCTGGCGCCGCTTCCACCG CCATCTCAACCCCAGCGTTCCGTCGCTTCATCTCCC TCTCCGACTCCATCCGCCGCTCCCTCGCCAACCGCCGTCCCTGGTCGGAGCTCATTGACCGCTCCGCCTTCTCTCGGCCGGACTCGGTCTCCGAGGCTGCCTCCCGCGTCCGCAAGAATCTCTCCTACTTCCGTGTCAACTATCTCGCCCTCCTTGCCGCCGTCCTCGCCCTCTCCCTCCTTTCCCACCCCTTCTCCCTCCTcgtcctcctctccctccttgcCGCCTGGTGCTTCCTCTACCTCTTCCGCCCCACCGACCCTCCGCTTGTCATCCTTGGCCGCACTTTTTCTG CGGAAACCCTCGGCGCCCTCGTCCTCCTCACCATTCTCGTCGTCTTCCTCACCTCTGTCG TCCTCCTCATCTCAACCCTCATGGTCGGAGCCACAATCGTCGCCGTCCACGGCGCCTTCCGCGTGCCCGAGGACCTCTTCCTTGACGACCAGGAGCCAGGTGGCGCCGGCTCAGGCTTACTGTCCTTCCTCGGCGGAGCCGCCGCCTCTGCTGGCCCTGCTGTTGGCGTCTGA